TCGGTGACCATACCGGTGGTCAGTGTGGCGTTGATATCGCCGAACTGATCGTTGTAGGTGCCGTACCAGCCGGTGAGTGCCGTGTCACCCCAGGAGAAGAAGCTGCGCTTCACGCCGCCCTTGAACCACCAGGCGGTGGTGTCGTCGCCGTAGCCGATGGCCTGGGCGTTGGCGCTCAGGCCTTCCGCTTCTTCAGACTGGAAGGCGATGGTGCCGAAGATGCCCGAGTCCTTGTGCATCAAGCCAGCCTGCACCTGCAGGTTGTTGGCAGACTCGTAGAAGGCCGTACCGCCGTTGTTCTCGGCGTAACCGATGTGGAACACACCCGTGGCGCCGCCGAAGTCGTGGTTGTACTTCAGGGCGACGTCGTAGATGTCGTCGTTGGCGTAGCCGATGGCGATGTTGAGGCCTTCAGCGATGGTCGGCAGATCGTAGCGGATACCGTTGCGGTAGATACCGTTACAGTCGATACCGATACCGCCGGCGCCCTGCAGCTCGTTACCGGTCAAACACTCGGCGAAGTCACCCCAGACGGCGTTGCCATCGCCGGTGCCCCGAATGTTGAAGCCGTTGAAGCGGAACAGCGGCGAGATGGAAGACCACAGCGTGAGCGAGGGGTCTGCCAGCACGGCGATGTTATCCGTCGGCATGGACTGCAAGCCGAAGGTCAGCTTACCGGCCGCGCCTTCGACGTACGCGCTGCTACCGAGCAGGCGGATGTCACCGCCGTTACCGTTATCGAAGTTGGTCTGGTTACTGAAGATGAGCGGCGTGAAGATCGATTGCGGCTCGAGGATCACCTCGAAGCCCGCCTTCATGCCCGAGTTGGGCAGCGGTGCTGAGCCGGCAAAGGTGATGCGGCTACCGAGTGTCGTACCGTTGTCCGACACCTGCACGATATCGCTGCTCTGCCCATCGTCGTAGAAGGCCGCGCCTTCGTTGATCCACCCTGAGATGCTGAACGTCGCTTCATCGTCCTGCGCCACTGCGGGATACGCAGCAGCGAGGGCTAGCGCGACGCCTGCCGTCAGGCCCCTCGTCTTCCAATTAGAGATCATCAATAGTTCCCCTCATTTCTCATTCGCAACGGCCCTCGAATAGTGTTGCGAGCATGCCGTTAACGCCCTCAAAGATCGCTAGTCCGTTGCTTCGCGGCTACGCCCCGGAGCGTCCGGAAGGGAGCATGGCGTGAAGACAGGCCCCCCGATCATCGCGAACTTCCCCAAATAGCGAAAAAAACATAACTGATCATTCGCGACAATGCACGTAAGTTGCGGTTAATACGGACTCAACACTCAATCACACAGACTCATAGGTGAGTTTTTCGC
This sequence is a window from Pseudomonadota bacterium. Protein-coding genes within it:
- a CDS encoding porin, which encodes MISNWKTRGLTAGVALALAAAYPAVAQDDEATFSISGWINEGAAFYDDGQSSDIVQVSDNGTTLGSRITFAGSAPLPNSGMKAGFEVILEPQSIFTPLIFSNQTNFDNGNGGDIRLLGSSAYVEGAAGKLTFGLQSMPTDNIAVLADPSLTLWSSISPLFRFNGFNIRGTGDGNAVWGDFAECLTGNELQGAGGIGIDCNGIYRNGIRYDLPTIAEGLNIAIGYANDDIYDVALKYNHDFGGATGVFHIGYAENNGGTAFYESANNLQVQAGLMHKDSGIFGTIAFQSEEAEGLSANAQAIGYGDDTTAWWFKGGVKRSFFSWGDTALTGWYGTYNDQFGDINATLTTGMVTDSEMQRIGLSIDQYFGSKLIMYLVWEALDIEVDGTTTQVEAAFNNADQLNSVVLGMTFFF